One genomic window of Amphiura filiformis chromosome 3, Afil_fr2py, whole genome shotgun sequence includes the following:
- the LOC140147376 gene encoding transmembrane protein adipocyte-associated 1 homolog: protein MVFAPLYIWFWFGNMLNPIKILSNIVEYTCWMCVTRFHKAFCPLDFFEVKIAENKDVASSHIVNTLQLIKSFRTDRSFTCSKPKAYILGSEAEDVLHHNPMGFLTLYKNHEHRISKLSRVGTSSPNRSPTNRCTQCISWNGKCHNYRFGFSPNASNVTPAERLEGCLWILYAEIEPSQVRIWDLALLVPNLLFLLFLIIKSKVAITKLRQSNRPIFFTFYALVCTVAIISVARDVVSMMVNAATEAGDITDTILWVITKFFLLATEISVVIFGVGFSHLDSKSSIKRILLITSGVSLAYSVTQGVLEIVYPDTHYVAPDKYDIYSHGGMIFWCVSSTIFFVLYSVVLILPLTSINEKLQLPVKRSFYFYIGILSLLNFLQALGSALVYKDIKPAICIVDVTTFVYFTCFAPLIYLTFLHSFLKTSKQPLLLSYKDPQEENYDDESHHLPNSYASGKDDLQNSQSLYDSTEFGRSLGREPGPIHINNPILSINATIEYAHS from the exons ATGGTCTTTGCCCCTCTCTATATCTGGTTTTGGTTTGGTAACATGCTGAATCCAATAAAGATCTTGAGTAACATCGTAGAATACACTTGCTGGATGTGTGTCACTCGCTTCCACAAAGCCTTCTGTCCACTTGATTTCTTTGAAGTTAAAATCGCCGAAAACAAGGATGTGGCTTCTTCTCATATTGTCAATACTCTTCAGTTGATCAA GTCATTTCGCACAGACAGAAGTTTTACATGTTCTAAACCTAAGGCATACATCTTAGGTTCTGAAGCAGAGGATGTTTTAcatcataacccaatggggtttctgaccttg TACAAGAATCATGAGCATCGCATCAGCAAACTTTCCAGAGTTGGTACGAGCAGTCCCAACCGATCGCCCACAAACAGGTGTACTCAATGCATCTCTTGGAATGGCAAGTGTCACAACTACAGGTTTGGCTTCTCGCCCAATGCATCAAATGTGACCCCAGCAGAACGTCTAGAAGGTTGTCTCTGGATTTTGTACGCTGAAATAGAACCATCACA AGTACGGATATGGGATTTAGCACTATTAGTACCAAACTTGCTATTCCTACTATTCCTGATAATCAAATCTAAAGTAGCCATAACCAAGCTACGGCAATCAAATAGACCAATCTTCTTTACATTTTATGCCCTG GTATGTACAGTTGCTATAATCAGTGTTGCCAGAGATGTTGTCTCTATGATGGTAAACGCAGCAACAGAAGCAGGCGATATCACAGATACA ATTCTATGGGTGATAACCAAGTTTTTTCTCTTAGCAACCGAGATAAGCGTAGTTATATTTGGAGTTGGTTTTAGTCATCTAGATAGTAAATCCAGCATTAAAAGAATATTGCTGATAACATCAGGAGTGTCACTAGCATATTCAGTCACACAG GGAGTGTTAGAAATTGTGTACCCAGATACACATTATGTAGCACCAGACAAGTATGACATCTATTCACATGGTGGAATGATCTTCTGGTGTGTCAgttcaaccatattttttgtg ctttatTCAGTTGTTCTTATCTTGCCTCTGACCAGTATCAATGAAAAATTACAACTTCCAG TGAAACggtcattttatttttatattggtATACTTTCGTTGCTGAACTTCTTACAAGCTCTTGGTAGTGCTTTGGTGTACAAAGATATTAAGCCAGCTATTTG TATTGTTGATGTCACTACATTTGTTTACTTCACATGTTTCGCACCGTTGATATACCTCACATTCCTCCATAGTTTCCTAAA AACCAGTAAGCAGCCACTCCTACTATCATACAAAGATCCACAGGAGGAAAATTATGATGATGAATCACACCATCTTCCAAACTCGTACGCCAGCGGCAAGGATGATCTACAAAACTCGCAATCATTATATGACAGCACAGAATTCGGTAGGAGCCTAGGCCGAGAGCCTGGTCCGATTCATATCAACAACCCTATTTTGAGTATAAATGCAACTATTGAGTATGCTCATTCATGA
- the LOC140147377 gene encoding uncharacterized protein codes for MQKDIDNLLEWSRTWLLKFNTAKCKVMHMGYNNPGGSYTMNGAALEEIEIWNPGLKKDITTLEKVQRRATKLVPELKDLQYEERLEALGLFTLEMRRLRCDLMEVHKIMNGLEKVNADKFFQLVDEHSSTRGHNKKIFKPRLHKGLRCRKDFFTHRVIEEWNNLPQQVINALTVTSFKHELQNYWQRYGDIKASA; via the exons ATGCAGAAAGACATAGATAACCTCCTTGAATGGTCTAGAACATGGCTCCTGAAATTTAACACAGCAAAGTGTAAGGTGATGCATATGGGATACAATAACCCAGGTGGAAGCTACACGATGAATGGGGCAGCACTTGAAGAAATTGAGA TATGGAATCCAGGATTGAAAAAAGATATTACTACTCTCGAAAAAGTGCAAAGAAGAGCCACCAAATTAGTTCCAGAACTGAAAGATCTTCAATATGAAGAGAGATTAGAGGCACTGGGTCTATTTACACTGGAGATGAGAAGATTGCGCTGTGACCTGATGGAGGTGCACAAAATCATGAATGGGCTAGAGAAGGTAAATGCAGACAAGTTTTTTCAATTGGTGGATGAACACAGCAGCACAAGAGGACACAACAAGAAGATCTTTAAACCCAGATTGCATAAAGGTCTTCGCTGCAGAAAGGATTTCTTCACGCATAGAGTCATTGAAGAATGGAATAACCTACCTCAGCAAGTTATTAATGCACTGACAGTTACCTCATTCAAACATGAACTCCAGAACTATTGGCAAAGATATGGGGATATAAAGGCGAGTGCCTAA